The Verrucomicrobiota bacterium nucleotide sequence CGAATAGGAACTCGCTCTCGCGCCCGCCGAGCAGCTCGCGCCGCGCCTCGCCCACGTAACGCCCGATCCACTCGAGCGCCACCGACCCGACGGGCACGACGCGCTCCTTGGAGCGCTTGCCGAGCACGCGCACCATGCCGCCGGTCGTATCGAGATCGGCGAGCCGGCACGAGACCGTCTCGGCCAGCCGCAGCCCCGAAGCGTACATGAGCTCGATCGCCGCGCGATCACGCAGGCCCAGCGCCGTCAACACGTCCGGCCGGGCGAGCAGTTCCTCGACTTCGTCGACTGTGAGCACTTCGGGCAGCAACCGCCACGTCTTGGGCGACTCGACGTCCTGGGCCGGATTCTGCTCGACGAGTCCCTCGTCCTCGAGGCAGCGGAAAAACGACCGGAGCGCCGCGAGCCGCCTTGCGAGCGAGCTCGACGACAGCCCGCGCCGCTTCTCCGCGATCAGGAAATCAAGTATAGCCTCACGTCGCACGGCGTTCAACGGTCCCGGCATCGAGTCGAGAAAACGCCGCACATCGCCCACATAACATTCCATCGTATGGAGCGCCGCACCGCGCCCCGCCAACAGCGTCTGGCGGAACACCTCGACCGCCTCGTCGGCTGTCACGCCCGTCGCCATGCTTGCGCCCGCCGCTCGTAAAGCTTCGCGTATCGCAGAAATACCTGGTACGACGCCATCGACGCGATCACGATGCCGTGAAACCCGTCGAGCACGCCGCCTTTGGCGATATACACCTCGAGGAACTTCGCCACCGGGCGCACGAGCATCTTGAGCGCGTCGGCCGGCCGCCAGCGCCGTGTCGAGGCCCATATCTCGGCGTAGCGGTGCATGGTCCGGAGCTGCTCGCTGATGGTTCGGTACGTGTAATGGATCAGATTGCCGCGCAGCCGCTTCACCGGCCCGTCGACGATGAACGTCTCGTGCGGGTCGATGCCGCCGAGCCGCGCGCGGTTGCGGCGCACGAGGCGCAGCTTGTAATCGGGATACCACCCGCCGTGACGGATCCACCTGCCGAGGTAGAACACGCGCCGCGGCACAAGATAACCGGCAACCTCGCCCGGACCGCGGTCGAACTCGCGCCGGATCGCCGCAAGAAGCTCCGCCGAGACGCGCTCGTCACTGTCGATGAGCAGCGCCCACTCGTTCGTCGTCTGCTCGAATCCGAAGTTCTTCTGATTCCGGTAGCCGTCCCACTGCCGCGAGAAGACCTTGTCCGTGTAGCGCCGAGCGATCTCGACCGTCCGGTCTGTGCTGAAGCTGTCGACGACAACGATCTCGTTGCACCACGCCACGCTACGCAGACACGCCTCGATATTCCGCTCCTCGTTCTGGCACGCGACAAAGGCGCTGATGGGGTACTTCTTCGCCTCAGCACTCATCATTGCCCCCGCAGACAGGCCCGCGCAGCGTCGAAGACGGTGTCGGCCGTGATGCTCGTCATGCAGCGGAAATCGGTCGGGCACTCGCGCCGGAAGCACGGCGGACAGTCGCTCTGGCTCTGGATGACGGTGATGGCACCTGAGGGCGACGAACGTTCGGAGCTCGTCGAACCGAAGAGCGCCACGACCCGCGCGCCGACCGCGCCCGCCAAATGCATGGGCCCCGTGTCATTGGTCACAACAACGTGGCAGCGCGCGAGGAGCGCCGCAAGCTCGCCGAGGCGCGTGCGGCCCGCCAAGTTGTGCGCGCCCCGGCCGATCTGCTCGACGACAGCGCCCACGACGTCGGCGTCGGCGCTCGATCCGAACACGAGCACCTCGGCGCTGAACTCGTCGCGCAGCCGCCGCCCTACCTCGGCAAACCGCTCGGCCGGCCAGCGCTTGGCCGGCCCGTATGCCGCGCCGGGATTCAATCCGACGACGGGCGCGCCCGAATTGAGTCCGTGTTCCTTGAGAAACTGCTCGGACCACGCCGCGTCGCGCCGGGGCACCGGCAGGTGCGGCGCGCCCGGGTGCGGCCCGTCGGCCAACCGCGACGCGACCTCGAGGTAGTAGTCGCTCTGGTGCTTGTCTTTCGGACGGCGCGCGATCGGGTGAGTCAGCAGCCAACGTCGCCACTGTCCGCGCGCGCCGATACGCAACCGGACACGCGCGAGCACCATCCAGAGCGCCGAACCGAGCGAGTTCGGCAGCAGCACGGCGGCGTGGAAGTAACGCCGCCGCACGCGGCGGGCTGTTCTCAGCACGTCGAGCACGCCCCGCAGCCCGCGGCGATGCGCGTATTCGATCACTTCATCCACGTGCGGGCAGGCGCGCAACACGTCGCCGAGCGGCGCCTTGACCAGCGCGGTAACACGCAGGCCGGGCATCGCCGTCTTAAGCTGTTCGAACACGGGTAGCGCCATGACCACATCGCCAAGCCAGTTGGGCGCTTTCACAAGCACGGTCTCGACATGCCGGAAACCCGCGCGCAGCCGCGCTCCGCCGGCAGCGCGGTCGAACAGCTTCCACCGCCGGTGTACCCAGAACCACTGCTCGGGCGCCTCGCGCACGCAACGCTCGATGTAGGAGGTCACGCGCTGCGTCATCTCGGCCACGTCGCGTTCGGCGTCGCCCGTCTGCGGCAGCTCGATCGGCGCGTCCAGGCGCGCTTCGTACCGCCCGTCGGACTGCAGCGGACACACCGCCGGCACGACGGGCGCGCCGGTCTTGCGCGCGAAGCTCGCCAGCGCGGGCGTCGTCGCACACACCCGTCCGAAGAATGTGGCCGGGATGCCGGTCACCGCGTCGTTCTGATCGACGAGGATGCCAACGCACTCGCCCGCCTTGAGCGCCGCGAGCGTCGGCCGGGCCGCCTGCATCTTGTCGAACACGCGCAGGCCGGTCACCCCGCGCAGCTCATTGACGAAGCGCGTCATGCCGCGTGAGCCGACCCTGCGCGCGATCGCCGCGACGCGGTACCCGAACACGGTACACATCAGCCCCATGAGTTCCCAGTTGCCCCAGTGCGCCGAGAGCAGCAAGACGCCCTTGCCGCGCGCATGGGCCTCGCGGAGATGCTCCTCGCCGACGACCTTGACCCACCGCTCGCGGTAGGCCCCGTCGGCGTAGCGCGGCACCCTGAGAAAGTCGACCAGCACGCGCGCAACGTGCACAAAGGCTTGGCGCGCCACACGGCACACGCGCGCGTACGGCCAATCGGGGTACGCGTTGACGAGGTTGGACTTGGCGACGCGCCGGTGCTGCGCGTCGAGCGAATACCATATCCGCCCCAGCCACTCCCCCGCCCCAACCGCCAGGCGATGCGGCAGCAGACAGAAGAGACGCTGAAGGAACCTGAGTGCGAGGTACACGGGATCGTTTGCTCGTCGTGAGTACTTGGTGCGGCGCCCGGACCCGCGCTGAGGAACCCCGCAACCGGAGCACGCACCTCGTGCAGTACTCTAGGCGCCCCAGCGCTCCCTGTCAAGGCGCGCCCGGCGTCACAGCCGGCTCGGCCGAGGTCGCGAGCTCTGACGCCCGTGGGTGCGCAAGGAGGATCGCGGCGACACGCAGCCAGTGATCGCCCAACGCTTCATCTGACGCGTGTGACAGGACGCGGTGGGTAAGGGAACGCCGCCCCGGCTGGTCGTCGGACCCGACACGCAGCGGGATGCCGGCCAAGCGCGTGAGCATGACCGGGCGTGCGGTGCCGCCGAGCACGACGGCTACATGGAACAGCCGCCGCCGGAGCCGCCGCACGAGCCGCAGGCCGTTGACGAGCCCCCGCTCGTCGGCGATCACCTCGTCAATCCGATCGCTCTTCCTGAGCGTCGCGCCAAGCGCACGCGATACCAGCACCGACACTCGCGCGTGCGGATAGGCCTCCTTGAGAAACGCACACACTCGTCCGACAACTTGGCCCGTCGCGCGGCGATCCAACGCAGTAATCAGTATCGTCTCGACGTATCGGAAGTCGGGATGGTAGCGCGTGTCATCGGGCGGCTTCCAGCGCCGGTGCATCCAGAGCCACTGGCCGGGCTGCTCGCGCACGCGTTCCTCGACGAAGCTCGTCATCCGCTGCGTCAGCACCTCCGTGTCCCGACGCGCGTCGCCGGTATCGGGGGGCATGATCGCCGGATGGAAGCGTGCCTCGTATCGTCCGTCGGGCAGTCGCGGACACATGATCGGAACAACGGGCGCGCGCATCTTGATGGCGAAGCCGGCGGGACCGATCGGCGTCCGGCACGGCCGGCCGAAGAAGGTCGTCAATGTGCTCCGGTCACTCGTGGTCTGGTCGATGAAGAACCCGACCGCCTCGCCGGCGCGCAACGCGGCCAGAACGGGCCGGACGGCCTCGTGTTTGTCGATGAAGCGCGTACCGCCGCGCGCCCGGCTCTCGTTGAGGAAACGCATCACCTGCTTCGATCGGTGTGCACGCCCGACGGCCGCGTGGCGGAACCCGAGCCGGTCACACACGAGCCCGCCGATCTCCCAGTTGCCCCAATGCGCGAGCAACAGAACGACGCCGTGGCCTTGTTCGACCGCGTCCTGCATGGACTCCTCGCCCGAGATGCGCACGCGCCGATCCAGGGAGGCCGGGTTGAGGTAGCGCGGCCGGCGGAAGAACTCCATCGTGCTGCGCGAGAAATGCATGAAGGCCGCCCGCGCCGTGGCGCACACGCGGCGCCACGGCCACTCGGGAAACGCGAGCGCGACGTTGGACCGGGCTATGCGCCGCCGCCTTCCGTCAACCGTATGCCACACCCGTCCGAGCAGCCCGGCCAGCCCCGCCGCCGCGCGGTCCGGCAGGAGACAGAAAAGGCGACTCGCCAACGAGAGGAGGTAGTACACGGCCGTGAAGGCCCTTCGGGCTATATGGTGATCTTGTGCCGTCTCGAAACCCAGGACCTTGCACCGGGCTAACCTGGGCAGCCCCTTCGGGGCATCTCTTGTCAAGATCGGATCCGCCTTCTCAGCAGACCCTTACTTTCGCGCCACCATGATCCCGCTGTCCGCCGTCGTGTTTCGAGCGCCGCGCCTTGCGCTGCCCGGACCGCACTGCTAGAGTCGCTACACCGGGATGCAGCAGGTCATCGTCCATGCACTCTAGAACGCCACTGTATACGTGTCAAGGCGGCCCGAGGCCGCTCGGTGTCCCCACAGTGCGTGTCGCCGTGTGCGTTCTCCTCCTTCTCCTTGTCACGTGTCGGAGCGCCGGCGCGATCGGCATCGACTTCTGGCACCTGCGCAACTCTCGCACGCGGGCCGTCCTCCACGTCGAGAAAACGCCCGGCGCCACCGACGCCTGCGCCGAGATCTACACGCGCACCGATCCCGCCGCGGGTCCGGTCAGCCCCGCCATCGTCGACGCCGCCGGCACACGTGTGCCGTTCCGCGTCGTCGCCAACGGCCCAGGCGACCGCCTCGTTGTCGCCTTCCGGACAACCGGGCTCCTCGACTACTACCTTTACTACGATCCAGCCGAAGGCACCGGCCTCGTCCCGCAGCGTGCCGCGGACTGGCAACCCGAGAGCGGCGTGCTGCTCCGCACGTTCGCCTGGGGAATCGAGGACGCGGATCTCAATACAGTCGATGGCTTCCGCGCCCTCGTGCGCGCCTCCACCGCCGAGTACGGCGGCGCGTATCGCCCCCAGATCTTCCAAGGCCCAAATCCGTTCGGCCCCTCGACGCGCTACGTGTCGGTCTACACCACGTTTCTGCGCATTGAGCAGGCCGGACGCCACGAGTTCGCCACCAACTCCGACGACGCCTCGCTCCTCTACGTCAACGGCACGCTCGTTGCCTCCTACCTCGGCCGGCACGGCCCCCAGGCCGTCCACGGCGAGAAGAACGGAGCCATCGAGCTCGGCGCCGGTGTCCATCGCCTCGACTACTTCCACGCCGAGGACAACGGTGGGCAGGCCTGCGTCGCCGCCTGGAAGAAACCCGGCGACAAGCACTTCTCGCTCATCCCCGCCGAGGCGTTCGTGCCAATCGCGCCCGCCCGCGTCATCCGCTATCAGGAGCAGTTCAAGTCGCTGCCCGACTTCCGCGCCCGCGTGAGCCGCGTCTACGCCGACGAGGGCGGCACCTTCGCTCTCATAGCCGTGCGCTTCGATGCGGTCCCGACGGGTGTCAGTGAGCCGCAGGCCTTCCGTTGGTCGTTCGGCGACGGCGAGACCGCGACCGGCAAGACGGTCGAACACGTCTACCTCACCCAGGGCATTGCGCCCGTCACCCTCGAGATCGACGACTCGCGCGGCCCGACGCGGCGCGTCCAGCACTGGGTCGGCGTCTGGCACCTCGAGGAGAGGAACACGCAGGATCCCGAGAAGACTCGCGCCGACTTCGAACCGATCCTCCAAGCCTACACGCTCGCCAATCACCCCACCGCGTCGCTCGAAACGATCGAGGCCTTCTACCGCCTCAACCCCGCGATGAACGCGCGCCGTATGCGCGTCTGCCAGGAGCTGGTCGGACGGCTCAAGTCGGCCGATCTTGCCCGCGCCCACGGCTACGCGCTCGAACTTGTGGACCTCTACGAAGCGCTCCAAGGCGCCAAGACCGTCGCCGTCAGGAAGGAGATGCTCGAGTCAGTCCTTGCGCAGACGACAAGCGACGCGCATCGCGTCCGCGCCCACCTCAAGCTCGGCGAGCTACTCCTCTTCTACGAGGGCGACGCCGAGCACGCCCTCGAGCAACTCCAGAGCGCCGCCGGGCTCACCCACCCCGGCCCGCTCAAGCGCCTTGCCCTCATACGCATCGGCGATGCATACGTCGAGCTCGGCCGAACCGAGGATGCCCGCCAGGCCTACCGCGCCGTGCCTGTCACCGCCGCCGACCGCAGGAATGCGGCAATCCTCTCTGAGGGCTACGGTCTGTCCGTCGAGCGCTTGCTCGCCGCCGGTGAGCTCGACGCTGCACTCGAGACCCTCAACACCTGGGAGTGGCGCCTGCCCGAAGTGAAGCTCGCTGGGTACTCGTCGCTCCTACGCGTCCGTACCGCCTTGGCCCAGCACAATGACGACGAGGCCCGCAAGTACTGCCGCCTCATCATCGACAAGCTTGCAGAAGACGCATACAAGCCGGAAGCCTACGCGGCCCTCATCCGCCTCCTGCTCGACCACGGCGAACGCGCCACGGCTGCCACGCGGTTCAAGGAACTCGCCGAGCGCTTCCCCCTCTCGCCGGAGGTTCGAGACTTGGCTCCCCTTCTGCAGAACGCTCAGTGAACCCAGCCAAACCCGGGTCTTATCCACACCGCCTCAGACTCTGTTTCTCTGGTCAACGCCGGCATCTCGCCGCGGAAGCTCGGCAAGTGAGCACCCCGCAAGAAGAAAGGTCAAGTCGGGTGCATTCTCAGAAACAAGAGTGCCGTCAACTGTGGTGCACAGAAGCCTGCCTTCCCGCCGGGGCTGCCGGCATGGGGCACGTTTTTGTAAGTACCCATCAGAGACCAAGTTCAAGTGGAGACGCCGAATGCGTCCCTTATTGGGCTCGATTGGCACGGAACGTGTACCGTTACCTCCCGTTGCCGCATACCAAAAGAAGAATCCCCCTTATCTCCTTTGATCGGCAACAAGCTCGTTGGCTGCCTGGCCCTTCCCCAATAACCAGGCAGCCAGCCTTTTTTTGCCCAGCAGTCGCCACCTATCACTGAAGAGGTCCTTCTGTTGCGCCGTTATCTCAGTTAAGGTGCGCGGGCTTGCCGCCAGCTTCGTCAGTGAAGTCGCCGTTCCAGGACGGGAGGCAGCCACCCTGGACGCTCCCTGATATGTAAACGAAAGTGGACAGTTCCTCTCGTCGGCGCGACGATTGTGATGCCGACAGGGCTGGTCATGAAACACAAGCTATTTATCAGGAAGATGTTACGAAGGATGCCACTGGCGCTGGCGCGGTGTGGCACAGGGCTTGCACTGTATCCCGGCACAGTGCCGTAAGACCAGATATCCCCCTTATCTCCTCTTGTCGGCAACGAGTTAGGCAGAAAAGGGCATACCCGTCGTGAGGCGGGGGCGCAAAGCCACGGGTCTCCGGATGGAGACAGCCGGGCTACCTACCTAAGGACTCGTGGTCCCCTCGATGGATGTCGAGGGGACCTGCTTTTTGTGGTGCCGAATAGGGCGCTTTCCTGTTCAGCCAAGAACTCCCTTCAGCGGAGGGGCAACAACTCCGATATGAGCTCACGCGGCATGAGTGTGCTTGTGAACGCCGCGTCCGAGGATCGGGTTGTCAGTTGAATTACCACTTTGTCCCTGACACGCACGGCTTCTCGCGGCCATCAGCCGCGCACGCAGCTCACCGCATCCTAGACAGGTCGAGAGACATAGGTGATCACTCGGCGGCAGTGTGGCGATCTGTTTTGCCGCACGCAGCAGAACCCGGCGGCATTTGATAGACGTATCGTCCAGGCATATGGGGTTTGCCTACGGTTTCGAGGTCACTGCATACTCAGGTACTACATCATCCATGACCGGACAATTCGACATACAAGGGGGCACAAGCGTCCAGAGCTCTCCACAAATCCGCTTTACAGCGGCTCTTCTCTGTGCTATTATGTGCTGTGCAGGGTAAGGAGTGCTAGCGTTCTGGACAGTTCTATGCTGCTCTCTCTGGAGAGGCGGAGATTTTGTCTCTAAGTCTGGGGGCGACAGAGCGAGACGCAAGGGGGCTCGCGGTGCGTGGGGCAAGGATCTCAGGTGCCCATCGACTGAGTGGTTCGCACTTGGGGTGTCTGCAAGAAACGAGGAAGATCGCCAGAACGTCTGCCGGGAGTGAGTGTGGGCGTTCGAACAGGGCTTAATTCTCTTTGCGTCAAGAACTAACAGACTCGCGGATCCATTGACAGGAGGGTGTATGGCGTGAGAAGCGTGCGGCTTCTGGTTGGAGCAACTAACCAAGTCCTTCTACCTACAAGACATCGGTTGGGGGGAGTCATTATGAAGAAGTCTCTAGTGCTTGTGATCGCACTTGCGATCGCACTCATGGCAGGCGTGGCAGTGGCGGGTCCGGTCGGTCCGGCCCCGATGTCGGGCATCGACGGCCAGAACCAATGCCAGTCGCCAGCCACGTACGAAGCGACGCCCTACCCCGTCTGGCAGCGTGAGCTGCCCGGCGGCGTGTGGGTCTCACCGCTCGTTGACGCAGACAACAACATCTACGTCACCACGAACGACGGGGTGCAGACGTACGTCGCGTTGGACACCAACGGCAACACGCTCTGGTCGATTGGTGCCAGCCAAAGCTGGGGCCTCGACGGCCAAGGTTGCCTTGGTGAGGTCGGCGGCAACGTCTACTGGTACGTGCCTGTCCGCTATGATGACGGCACGGGCAAGGTCTGGAAGCTCGACGTCACTAACGGCAGCATCGTCTGGCAGTTGGACATCCCAACTGAGGGCGGATATCTGGATCTGTGGGGCAGCCGCATGAAGATGGACGCCGCCGGCGACATGTACATCGGCACGGACGGCACCGGCTACGTCTACAAGATCCAGGATAACGACACCTCGGGCAGCATTGTGTGGACCCGCTATACGGACCACGGGGGCCTGGCTGAGCTCGCCCTGTCGCCCGCGGAAGACGCCGTCTACGAGTCGAACGTCTGGGACACCGTCGCCGGGACCGATCGGCAGACACTCTGGAAGCTCAGCACCACTGACGGGAGTGTCATCTGGAAGGTGACCTTCTCAGACACGACTTGGCCACCGGAGTTTACATCGGTAGGCGGTTTCCCCGTTCTGGATGACGATGGGAACATCTACCTCTTCTTCGAGGGTAACACCGGTGGTGATGGGCAGTTCTGGCAAGGCATTGCCAAGTTCGATCCCAGCGGCAACGTGTTGTGGTCGACGGAACAGGTCCATGGCTGGTACAACACCTGGGACAGGGGCCAGAACGGCATGGCGTTCAACCTGGATCAGACGAGGATCTACAACTTCGCCGAGACCTGGTTGTTCGCGTTTGACACGGCCAATGGCAACATCCTGTGGACCGCCCAGGACTTCCCTATGGGCAACTGGAACGTGGGCTCCGGCAGCTACCCGTTCATCGGGCCGACGGGCAAGTACTACCTCGGCGGTCTGTACTGGGCAAGCGCGGATGTCTTCCGCTTCAGTGACAACGGCACCTCTGCTTCCATGGACTGGAGGTCACTGACGGGCCTCCAGAGCAGCTACCACGGCGGTCTTGCCCAGGACGGCAACAGCGACCTGATCGTTCCGTCCACTGACGTGGGCGGCGGTTGCTCGAAGCTGTGGAACGATGGGCCGCCGCTGGCTATCGTGTGGCCGCTTGAGATGGGGCCGCTCGATGAGCAGCTCCCGATCGCGGGCCCGAATGGCTTGGGCTACGAGCTGTATTACAAGGGTGCTCAGGGCCCGGTGACCTTCTCAATCTTCGACGGGTCGCTCCCGTCAGGCGTCTATCTGACTTCTGACGGTTTCGTGAAGGGCACGCCGGCCCTGGGGTCGGCGGGCACGTACAATGTGACGATCCAGGCTGACGACACGGTGACCACGGCGACGAAGGCCTATGCCATCGACGTCGTGGTGGCGCCGCTCCAGATCTGGGGCGTTAACCCCGGCGTGCTCGGCAAGCCGTTCACCGGCGGGATCAGCATCATCGGCGGCACCGCACCCTACACGGTCACGATCAACAAGGGCAGCCTGCCGGGCACGTTGGCGCTCAACAACGACGGCACGGTCACGGGCACCCCGACCGCGGCGGATGACTACCCGCTCGAGGTGACGATCACCGATTTCGCGGCCGAGTCGATCACCGTGGACGTCACGGTATCGGTTCAGGACCCGCGCGTCTGGGCCAACCAGCAGAACACCAAGCGCCGCAGTGGCTTGGCTCTGGTCTCGGGCCCGGACGAGGTTAACATCGTGTGGAGCTTCCAGAACCAGCCGACCGGACCGGAGTTGCTGGAGAACGGCAAGCTCTACATCCTCAACAAGTACCGCCAGTCATATCTGTACAGCAGTGCGATCGGCGGCGGCTACTACTGCGATCCGGGCATCAACCTCAATCCAGGCAACTGGAACACGGGGTCGTTCAACCCGGACATCGCGCAGTCGCGCTTCACCTGGGCTTGCCTGACGACTGACGGCCAGTTCCAGTGGGTCGCCAACTTCCTCGGCGGCCTCAACCCGCCGAACTACGGTGACGATCAGTGGACGATGGGCAACATCGGCGTGGCGGGTGAAGGTGATGCGGCCGACAAGTGCTTCTACGGCCTGAACAAGCGCATTGCCGCCATCAACAAGGCCGATGGCACGATCGCCTGGAGCCGGGAAGCCAACGGCGTGGTGGAGTTCTGGGGCGGGGCGCCCGGCCTCATCGGCTGGAGCGTCAACGGGTTCTTCACCTACAGCGGTGACGGCACGGCATGGCCGCACGACTGGACGCTCTACAATCCTGCCACGGGCGCGATCGAGTGGAACTCCGAGACCATATGGCTGGGAGGCGACGGTGGCGAGGGCGATCACCGTGGCGACATGGCGATCTACGAACTGGCCGACGAAGGCCAGGTCGCAGCCATCCAGACCGGGTGGGGCGGCGGTGGCGACTGGCCCGTTGAGGGCGTTGCCTGCCGGGCGCTGTGGTTCGACGGCGGCGATCAGCCGAAGGTGCTGTGGTCGATCGGCGACCCGTACCCCGGCGTCATACACTCGGGAGTCACCGTCGACTTGGCCAACAACGTCTACTACACCTACATCTGGAACGGCGATTACGGGATGGTCTCGATCGACGGGGTGACCGGAGCAGTGCGTTGGGCACTGCCGTTCGCAGCCGGCACCGAGATCCAAGTCAGCCCGCCGGCCCTCAGCTTCGACGGCAAGACGCTGTACGTCGCCACGCAGGGCCGCAGGGGCCTGGAACCGGGCTCAAGCACGAACCCGGCTCTAACCTTCTCGTGGCCGTTGGGCAATCCGAGCTACTTGTACGCGGTCAATACGGTCAACGGCTCGATCAGGTGGCGGCTGCCGCTTGGCGCGTACTGCGACGACAACCCG carries:
- a CDS encoding glycosyltransferase family 2 protein is translated as MSAEAKKYPISAFVACQNEERNIEACLRSVAWCNEIVVVDSFSTDRTVEIARRYTDKVFSRQWDGYRNQKNFGFEQTTNEWALLIDSDERVSAELLAAIRREFDRGPGEVAGYLVPRRVFYLGRWIRHGGWYPDYKLRLVRRNRARLGGIDPHETFIVDGPVKRLRGNLIHYTYRTISEQLRTMHRYAEIWASTRRWRPADALKMLVRPVAKFLEVYIAKGGVLDGFHGIVIASMASYQVFLRYAKLYERRAQAWRRA
- a CDS encoding tyrosine recombinase XerD — encoded protein: MATGVTADEAVEVFRQTLLAGRGAALHTMECYVGDVRRFLDSMPGPLNAVRREAILDFLIAEKRRGLSSSSLARRLAALRSFFRCLEDEGLVEQNPAQDVESPKTWRLLPEVLTVDEVEELLARPDVLTALGLRDRAAIELMYASGLRLAETVSCRLADLDTTGGMVRVLGKRSKERVVPVGSVALEWIGRYVGEARRELLGGRESEFLFVSRRGGRLTTAGLWKRIHGCVLMLGWRKRVTPHTLRHSFATHLMANGADIRIVQALLGHVSIATTQIYTHVDTDRLRAVHKRYHPRG
- a CDS encoding tetratricopeptide repeat protein, which gives rise to MCVLLLLLVTCRSAGAIGIDFWHLRNSRTRAVLHVEKTPGATDACAEIYTRTDPAAGPVSPAIVDAAGTRVPFRVVANGPGDRLVVAFRTTGLLDYYLYYDPAEGTGLVPQRAADWQPESGVLLRTFAWGIEDADLNTVDGFRALVRASTAEYGGAYRPQIFQGPNPFGPSTRYVSVYTTFLRIEQAGRHEFATNSDDASLLYVNGTLVASYLGRHGPQAVHGEKNGAIELGAGVHRLDYFHAEDNGGQACVAAWKKPGDKHFSLIPAEAFVPIAPARVIRYQEQFKSLPDFRARVSRVYADEGGTFALIAVRFDAVPTGVSEPQAFRWSFGDGETATGKTVEHVYLTQGIAPVTLEIDDSRGPTRRVQHWVGVWHLEERNTQDPEKTRADFEPILQAYTLANHPTASLETIEAFYRLNPAMNARRMRVCQELVGRLKSADLARAHGYALELVDLYEALQGAKTVAVRKEMLESVLAQTTSDAHRVRAHLKLGELLLFYEGDAEHALEQLQSAAGLTHPGPLKRLALIRIGDAYVELGRTEDARQAYRAVPVTAADRRNAAILSEGYGLSVERLLAAGELDAALETLNTWEWRLPEVKLAGYSSLLRVRTALAQHNDDEARKYCRLIIDKLAEDAYKPEAYAALIRLLLDHGERATAATRFKELAERFPLSPEVRDLAPLLQNAQ
- a CDS encoding PQQ-like beta-propeller repeat protein → MKKSLVLVIALAIALMAGVAVAGPVGPAPMSGIDGQNQCQSPATYEATPYPVWQRELPGGVWVSPLVDADNNIYVTTNDGVQTYVALDTNGNTLWSIGASQSWGLDGQGCLGEVGGNVYWYVPVRYDDGTGKVWKLDVTNGSIVWQLDIPTEGGYLDLWGSRMKMDAAGDMYIGTDGTGYVYKIQDNDTSGSIVWTRYTDHGGLAELALSPAEDAVYESNVWDTVAGTDRQTLWKLSTTDGSVIWKVTFSDTTWPPEFTSVGGFPVLDDDGNIYLFFEGNTGGDGQFWQGIAKFDPSGNVLWSTEQVHGWYNTWDRGQNGMAFNLDQTRIYNFAETWLFAFDTANGNILWTAQDFPMGNWNVGSGSYPFIGPTGKYYLGGLYWASADVFRFSDNGTSASMDWRSLTGLQSSYHGGLAQDGNSDLIVPSTDVGGGCSKLWNDGPPLAIVWPLEMGPLDEQLPIAGPNGLGYELYYKGAQGPVTFSIFDGSLPSGVYLTSDGFVKGTPALGSAGTYNVTIQADDTVTTATKAYAIDVVVAPLQIWGVNPGVLGKPFTGGISIIGGTAPYTVTINKGSLPGTLALNNDGTVTGTPTAADDYPLEVTITDFAAESITVDVTVSVQDPRVWANQQNTKRRSGLALVSGPDEVNIVWSFQNQPTGPELLENGKLYILNKYRQSYLYSSAIGGGYYCDPGINLNPGNWNTGSFNPDIAQSRFTWACLTTDGQFQWVANFLGGLNPPNYGDDQWTMGNIGVAGEGDAADKCFYGLNKRIAAINKADGTIAWSREANGVVEFWGGAPGLIGWSVNGFFTYSGDGTAWPHDWTLYNPATGAIEWNSETIWLGGDGGEGDHRGDMAIYELADEGQVAAIQTGWGGGGDWPVEGVACRALWFDGGDQPKVLWSIGDPYPGVIHSGVTVDLANNVYYTYIWNGDYGMVSIDGVTGAVRWALPFAAGTEIQVSPPALSFDGKTLYVATQGRRGLEPGSSTNPALTFSWPLGNPSYLYAVNTVNGSIRWRLPLGAYCDDNPYYGSPVTCDIDGKVYFRTWGADYQVWGRPGQDFGAGRTIPEDPAAPGTAGKWLSNPLIQPLRHWCVKDAGTEGQVVWQLDQDYRGHMGVSCRSGCFGPGGALYLDVFMPLSALSRNDNLEYGPASDGSDKRLYTADEDDDGVSDFVPFTQQPMTDAGSDAILYWWFSYHCLGIRKVVSPAMPDITDVYWDQVAKNVVVKFTGREGDDYDLETAEGNAYDDGLAWSTLTTVTAAAGETTVTDNLTANALTNQFRFYRVKHAVETYYSAQTAGVFELSLTASPALKFISTPLVPDADHASVREIFGEGTARQIARTGFAVNDLTENTGLVTR
- the waaF gene encoding lipopolysaccharide heptosyltransferase II; this translates as MYLALRFLQRLFCLLPHRLAVGAGEWLGRIWYSLDAQHRRVAKSNLVNAYPDWPYARVCRVARQAFVHVARVLVDFLRVPRYADGAYRERWVKVVGEEHLREAHARGKGVLLLSAHWGNWELMGLMCTVFGYRVAAIARRVGSRGMTRFVNELRGVTGLRVFDKMQAARPTLAALKAGECVGILVDQNDAVTGIPATFFGRVCATTPALASFARKTGAPVVPAVCPLQSDGRYEARLDAPIELPQTGDAERDVAEMTQRVTSYIERCVREAPEQWFWVHRRWKLFDRAAGGARLRAGFRHVETVLVKAPNWLGDVVMALPVFEQLKTAMPGLRVTALVKAPLGDVLRACPHVDEVIEYAHRRGLRGVLDVLRTARRVRRRYFHAAVLLPNSLGSALWMVLARVRLRIGARGQWRRWLLTHPIARRPKDKHQSDYYLEVASRLADGPHPGAPHLPVPRRDAAWSEQFLKEHGLNSGAPVVGLNPGAAYGPAKRWPAERFAEVGRRLRDEFSAEVLVFGSSADADVVGAVVEQIGRGAHNLAGRTRLGELAALLARCHVVVTNDTGPMHLAGAVGARVVALFGSTSSERSSPSGAITVIQSQSDCPPCFRRECPTDFRCMTSITADTVFDAARACLRGQ